CTCCGGCGGGGATATTTCCGAGCAGATGAAGGGGCAGGTCGCGCACCCGACCCGACCGCATCCGGGCTGGGCCGGCGAAACCGGGCGGGTGCGCCTTCACCTGCTGCGGCCATCGGCGTCCCCGCCTGTTCCGCCTTTCCGGTAGATCACGCCGCGGTTAAGAAATCCTTTCCGCGCGCTTCATCTGCTCGGAAATATCTCGGGGGTGAATGGCGCGGCACGCGCCAGAGGGGGCAGCGCCCCCTGTGACGGGGGCGGCCCGGATCTGTCGGCCGGACAGTTACCCGGCGATCATCGCCTCAATGGAAATCTCGATCTCCACCTCGTCGGAGACGGCGGGGGCGAACATGCCCATGTCGAAATCGGACCGCAGGATGGTGGTCTCCGCCTTGAACCCGAGCCAGGGCTTGTTCTCCATCGGGTGCATGCCCTGCTGCGTCAGCTCCGCGTCGAGCGTGACGGATTTCGTGATGCCGTTGATCGTCAGATCGCCGGTGATCTCGCCCTCGTCCTCGTCCTCGATGGTGATCGAGGTGGAGCGGAAGGTGATTTCCGGATGCTCCTCCGCGCCGAAGAAATCGCCGCCCAGGAAATGCTGGGTCCGGGC
The nucleotide sequence above comes from Celeribacter indicus. Encoded proteins:
- a CDS encoding YceI family protein produces the protein MKHLLLSSALVLGATAAVAEPVEYTLDPGHSQIVFQYEHLGFSTTTGMFSGFNGTILFDEEDPANSSVEVAFPTDSLITGFDARTQHFLGGDFFGAEEHPEITFRSTSITIEDEDEGEITGDLTINGITKSVTLDAELTQQGMHPMENKPWLGFKAETTILRSDFDMGMFAPAVSDEVEIEISIEAMIAG